The window ATCTAGGGCAGCCTGGAGGGATAGCCGGTCGATAAAGCCGCAGCGATCGCCCAATAGTTGCCCGGTCTGGGGCGTGATGACTCTGGAGCGAGCGGGCGATCGCACCCAGTCACCAAGGTTATGCACCACAGCAGAACCACATACCCTAGACTCAACCACAACCGTCGAATCCACCATCCTTGTTTCGCAGCCATGCACCACCAGCACCTAAAAATCCAAAAGGGTTGGGGGAGATTGGCGATAGCCTTCTGAGTGCTTACGGATCCGTTAAAGTAAATGTCTAAGTATTGACGCTTGATGCGAAGCCAGCTGATGGTCCGCTCGATGGACACAGAGGCTTTAAACTACTTTTGTTTTAGTGCAATGAAATTGCTAGACACAGTCATCTCGTCCTCGACTAAACCATGGGCTTTAACGAATGCACTTTGAAGATTGAGCTTAATAGTATCCACTAGCCCCGCCTAAAATCGCTGCGATTTTAATGGAAAGGTTGAAACTATTTCGTGTAAATAGGTGCATTCAGCGTCACGAAGCCTTTATTAACGAGTGCGCAACAAAAAAACACAAAGTTTTTTGCCGAAATCTACCTTAAAGCATAATTCTTGATCCTACTTTTTCCCTACAACAGAGTGGGGCTCAACTGTGCAGGTGTGAATGATTGTAGACGAACCGACTCAGGCGCACATCGAGGAAGATGTTTTTGTCTTTCCCGCCTCGTTTGCCCAACAGCGTTTGTGGTTTATTGACCAGCTACTTCCGGGAAATGCTCTCTACACGAGTCCTTTGGTGTTTCGGCTTAGCGGTCACTTAAAGCGATCGCACCTTCAGCGCAGTATGCAAGCGATCGCTCAGCGGCACGAAATTTTGCGCACCTCATTTGATGTCGTTGATGGTCAATTAATGCAGGTCGTCGCCGCTCAGGTGGATGTGCCACTGCCGTCAATAGATCTGCGATCGCACCCTGCTAACCAGCGCGAAGTCATAGCGTTACAAGACATTTGGGAGACCCTTCAACACCCGTTTCACCTCAATCAAAGACCGCTTTTTCGGGCGCAACTGTGGCAATTGCAGGATGACGAACATCTGATGCTAATTGCGCTGCATCACATCATTTTTGATGAATGGTCAAGCGGTGTTTTGATTCGAGAATTGGGTGAGGGATACGCTGCTTCAGTCGAAAACAAATCCATCGCACTACCCGAATTGCCGATTCAATATGCGGATTTTGCTCACTGGCAGCGGGAATGGTTGCAGGGTGAGGTGCTGAATACTCAGTTGAGCTATTGGAAACAGCAGTTAAAGGATATCCCAGTTCTGCAGTTGCCGGGTGCGTTGTCGCCTACATTAGGGCAACCTTTATCTCAAGAACATCAGGGCGCAAGTCAATTGCTGGAACTGCCTCAGCGATTATTGGAGGCGTTAGAAAACCTGAGCCAACAGGCGGAGGTGACGCTGTTTATGACCTTACTAGCAGCATTTCAAACCCTGCTGCACCGCTACACCGGACAAACCGATTTAGCGATCGGCACTCCCATTGCCAATCGACATCAGAGTGAATTAGAAGGGCTAATCGGCTTTTTTGTGAATAGCTTAGTTTTGCGAACCAACGTAGAGGGCGATCCGACGTTTTTGGAATTGTTAGAGCGAGTACGAGAAGTTACCCTAGCCGCCTACGATCACCAAGATTTACCGTTTGAAAAACTGGTCGAGGAACTGCAACCTGTTCGCAACCTCGGTCAAAATCCCCTATTTCAAGTAGTGTTTGCTCTGCAAAACACACCCATGACGCAACTAGAATTACCGGGTCTAATTCTTAGCCCGGTAGATTTGGTAATCAAGACATCTCGCTTTGACTTGGAATTTTACCTTTGGACCTGCGGCGATAACTTTAGAAACTTGTGGGGTAAGGGTTGGCAAAACTCAGACGGGTTGCGGGGTATGGTGATTTACAACACCGAGCTGTTTGAGTCAACCGCGATCGCATCGCTACTCAAGCATTTTCAAACGCTGCTAGAGGGAATTGTAGCCAGCCCAAATACGCCTCTTTCTGCCCTGCCATTATTAACCATTGAAGACCAACAAGTATTGCTCCACCGTTGGAGCAGCAATCAATTCAAATATCCTAGCAATGAGTGCATTCATCATCTGTTTGAGGTGCAGGTGAGGGAACGACCCAATGCGGTCGCCCTGCAGTTTGGCAACCAACAATTCACCTATCAGCAGTTGAATCAGGGCAGCAACCAACTGGCGCGGTACTTGCAACGATTGGGCATTGGTTCAGAAATGCCCGTCGGTATCTGTCTGGAACGGGGCATAGGTGCGATCGCTGCAATGTTGGCAATCCTCAAAGCAGGAGGAGTTTACGTACCTCTCGACCCCAGCTATCCTGCAGAGCGGCTGCGCTTTATGGTGAAAGATGCGGGCATTACCGTCATTCTCTCGGAAGCAAACTGGGTAGATGAATTACAAACGGCGACTACTAAGGTGGTTTGTTTGGAGCAATCGTGGGACGCGATCGCCCAGGAATCAGACCAGAATCTATCCACTTCCTGTACCGCCGATCAGCCCGCCTATGTCATCTACACCTCTGGC is drawn from Leptolyngbya subtilissima AS-A7 and contains these coding sequences:
- a CDS encoding non-ribosomal peptide synthetase; translation: MIVDEPTQAHIEEDVFVFPASFAQQRLWFIDQLLPGNALYTSPLVFRLSGHLKRSHLQRSMQAIAQRHEILRTSFDVVDGQLMQVVAAQVDVPLPSIDLRSHPANQREVIALQDIWETLQHPFHLNQRPLFRAQLWQLQDDEHLMLIALHHIIFDEWSSGVLIRELGEGYAASVENKSIALPELPIQYADFAHWQREWLQGEVLNTQLSYWKQQLKDIPVLQLPGALSPTLGQPLSQEHQGASQLLELPQRLLEALENLSQQAEVTLFMTLLAAFQTLLHRYTGQTDLAIGTPIANRHQSELEGLIGFFVNSLVLRTNVEGDPTFLELLERVREVTLAAYDHQDLPFEKLVEELQPVRNLGQNPLFQVVFALQNTPMTQLELPGLILSPVDLVIKTSRFDLEFYLWTCGDNFRNLWGKGWQNSDGLRGMVIYNTELFESTAIASLLKHFQTLLEGIVASPNTPLSALPLLTIEDQQVLLHRWSSNQFKYPSNECIHHLFEVQVRERPNAVALQFGNQQFTYQQLNQGSNQLARYLQRLGIGSEMPVGICLERGIGAIAAMLAILKAGGVYVPLDPSYPAERLRFMVKDAGITVILSEANWVDELQTATTKVVCLEQSWDAIAQESDQNLSTSCTADQPAYVIYTSGSTGTPKGVVVPHRAVNRLVCDTDYVQITGDDRVAQVANLAFDAATFEVWGALLNGAHLIGIEREITLSPSDFAATLQQQNIRILFLTTALLNQTVSQIPDAFRSLKYLLFGGETVNVDRVRSLVQQGKPQHLLHVYGPTENTTFSTWYEIQEILETATTIPIGRAIANTQVYLLDAHQNPVPTGMVGEIYLGGDGLANGYLNHPELTDEKFVRSKLLDLNFACNEYQDLILYRTGDRALYHPDGNLEFLGRVDNQVKIRGFRVELSEIEKAIAQHSSVQSVVVVVREIDQDRQLVAYVIFSAAADLTERELRSLLKKQLPAYMIPAAFVVLDSLPLTANGKVDQKALPPPTLHRAAFSATTAPTTSLETTLVELWMQLLGQQQVGIHDNFFELGGHSLLATQFVSRVRDRLHVELPLRSIFETPTIAELAQQITAIQATLQPETASTSDQSGANSQRREEIDL